One genomic region from Anabaena sp. PCC 7108 encodes:
- a CDS encoding YqiA/YcfP family alpha/beta fold hydrolase: MLNSFIYLHGFASSPKSTKAQDISDRFSQIHIKLKIPDLNAGDFSHLTITRQLNQVAAEFIHDDSLAITLIGSSLGGLTSAYLGEKYPQVQRLVLLAPAFEFLSHWLPKLGEEALKRWQQEQYLLVHHSGEGRELPLSYNFVTDAAQYLEKNLQRPIPTLILHGTEDEVIPITASREFANSRPWVKLVELDSDHALGNVSTEIWQAIRSFCHLGIG, encoded by the coding sequence ATGTTAAATTCTTTCATCTATCTTCACGGCTTTGCTTCCAGCCCTAAATCTACTAAAGCTCAGGATATCAGCGATCGCTTTTCCCAAATTCACATCAAGCTGAAAATTCCCGATTTAAATGCCGGCGATTTCTCCCATTTGACAATCACCCGTCAGCTAAATCAAGTCGCGGCTGAATTCATTCATGATGATTCTTTAGCTATAACCCTGATTGGTTCTAGTTTAGGTGGTTTGACATCGGCTTATTTAGGGGAAAAATACCCACAAGTGCAACGCTTAGTTTTATTAGCACCCGCTTTTGAATTTTTATCCCATTGGTTGCCTAAGTTAGGAGAAGAAGCTTTAAAACGTTGGCAACAAGAACAATATCTTTTAGTACATCACTCTGGGGAAGGACGAGAATTACCTCTAAGTTACAATTTTGTCACAGATGCTGCCCAATATTTAGAAAAAAATCTCCAACGTCCCATTCCCACATTGATTCTGCATGGTACAGAAGATGAAGTTATTCCCATTACCGCTAGTCGTGAATTTGCGAATTCCCGTCCTTGGGTAAAATTAGTAGAACTCGATAGCGATCACGCTTTGGGAAACGTCAGCACCGAAATTTGGCAAGCAATTCGCTCATTTTGTCACTTGGGGATTGGGTAA
- a CDS encoding histidinol-phosphate transaminase, whose translation MLPFIRSDLAQFSAYKPHPSSDTAEPVAIQFDRLDTNESPDDLPVEIKEKLAWTVQKVIESNRYPDGGHETLKDAIAQYVNESAHLSPSVITAANISVGNGSDELIRSLLIATCLGSEGSILVANPTFSMYAILAQTLGIPVVTVGRDENNFETDLKAAQSAIEQTQNPPIRAVFVVHPNSPTANCLTAAELAWLRSLPEEILVVIDEAYFEFSQTTLVGELAQRPNWVVLRTFSKAFRLAAMRVGYCVGNPEAIAILEKVRLPYNLPSFSLASALVALQNRQLLLSSIPQILSERSQLITALSTHPFLEITASDTNFIYLRLKPNTSHSADTALKILHQTLRSQGTLVRLLPGGLRITVGTPTENTHTLNRLKAALVNLEY comes from the coding sequence ATGCTTCCCTTCATTCGTTCAGATTTAGCCCAATTTAGTGCCTATAAACCCCACCCCAGCAGCGATACAGCCGAACCAGTCGCTATTCAATTTGATCGGCTGGATACCAATGAAAGTCCTGATGATTTACCAGTGGAAATCAAAGAAAAGTTGGCGTGGACTGTTCAAAAGGTAATAGAAAGCAATCGTTACCCTGATGGTGGACATGAGACACTCAAAGATGCGATCGCACAATATGTGAATGAATCAGCTCATCTTTCACCCTCTGTCATCACTGCTGCGAATATTTCCGTCGGTAATGGTTCCGATGAACTCATCCGTTCTTTATTGATTGCCACTTGTTTAGGCTCAGAAGGCTCTATTTTAGTTGCCAACCCCACTTTTTCCATGTATGCGATTTTAGCGCAAACCCTGGGCATTCCTGTGGTAACAGTGGGTAGAGATGAAAACAATTTTGAAACAGACTTAAAAGCAGCACAATCAGCCATTGAACAAACTCAAAATCCCCCTATTAGGGCAGTTTTTGTCGTTCATCCCAATTCCCCTACCGCCAATTGCTTAACTGCGGCTGAATTAGCATGGTTAAGAAGTCTACCAGAAGAAATTTTAGTAGTTATTGATGAAGCTTACTTTGAATTTAGCCAAACTACCTTAGTTGGCGAATTAGCACAACGTCCAAATTGGGTAGTGCTGCGGACTTTTTCCAAAGCTTTCCGATTAGCAGCCATGCGTGTTGGCTATTGTGTAGGGAATCCAGAGGCGATCGCAATTTTAGAAAAAGTCCGTCTCCCCTACAATCTCCCCAGTTTTTCTCTGGCTTCGGCTTTAGTTGCTTTACAAAATCGCCAACTTTTGCTGAGTTCAATTCCCCAAATCCTCAGTGAACGGAGTCAACTCATCACCGCTTTATCAACACATCCCTTCTTAGAAATTACAGCCAGCGATACTAACTTTATTTACCTACGTCTCAAACCAAATACTTCTCATTCAGCAGATACAGCTTTAAAAATTCTCCACCAAACACTCAGAAGTCAAGGAACTCTCGTCAGATTACTTCCTGGAGGATTGAGAATTACTGTCGGAACACCCACAGAAAACACTCATACCCTGAATAGATTAAAAGCTGCTTTAGTGAACCTAGAATATTAA
- a CDS encoding response regulator, translated as MTSQANIKPKILVVDDEPDNLDLLYRSFYREYKVLRANSGPAALELLAREGDISVIISDQRMPMMSGTEFLSLTATQYPDIIRIILTGYTDVEDLVEAINSGKVFKYVTKPWEAEELKAVVRQALDTHNVLKARTRELTRTLRRESLLNTVTNTIRSALDYRQILQTIVDTVGHMLEVDVCLLRPFQDEQLATEGFVYQKTVTNDEEEGRLEDGEIQEFLPSTPELLLAQTVWETREVQVIYDVVGDERIQNNNDRAAAFRDANIRSSLVVPLICQQELRAVLTLHKCYQSRMWGDDEVQLVSVVADQAALALSQAYAYEQVGALAKREALINTITRAIRSSLDPQDIFAAITQQLGQALNVDGCVLSLWTEEDEFVQCVGLYDSTEDFNNLRNNNFNSNHRAVTQYLPSSQAPIRKNPILQEILRTQEPVVITDITHSSSDVQAFDLPLKMRPRSLMVVPLLIDGQCIGSITLREGHKVRKWLLSEIELSKSVAAQAAIAVQQSRLYQKTREQAERLIQLDRQKTEFFQNISHEFRTPITLIQGPLESAVASGEGLSPAQSAIALRNSRRLLRLVNQLLDLQRLDAGRMQPSFRPCDMVEFVNQIVESFRLYCEKKGLQVITDLLECPRVYLDLEKFDKVLYNLLSNAMKFTPDGGTIRVRLYNEGNSCIVQIQDTGIGILPEQIPHLFERFRQAEGSESRTYEGSGLGLSLVKELVELHGGEVQVQSVYGQGTQFTLRLLTGADHLPPEQVLHVSGELNTSRVSVELADIEPVESTEDNLEFIPRGLSASPEIFNPNTQLPAQSKTDQLILVVDDNPDMRSYVSNILRQNSYQVATARNGYEGYNIAQELHPSLIITDLMMPLVTGIEMIQMIRGDDSMRGIPIILLTAKVDEETRIEGTENGADAYLAKPFNDRELLAGARNLLALKENEKRVLELNTYLTESVLKRFLPSALVQKAASGNLSLDLRPEPRLVTVLFSDIVGFTQLSNTLRSRKVAEVLNEYLEIMTKVVFNNGGTVDKFMGDAILALYGAPEELTPNEQVRRAIGTARGMQNALINLNKRWREQGIFETDGRNGVQFRCGIHQGTAVVGMFGSEERADYTAIGPSVNIAARLQAAAIPGTILVSAAVADYLQEEEITKGSPLELKGIDETVLTFVVTPQPESSPTND; from the coding sequence ATGACATCACAAGCAAACATTAAGCCGAAAATTTTGGTTGTCGATGATGAGCCGGACAACCTTGACTTGCTTTACCGCAGCTTTTATCGTGAGTATAAGGTGCTGAGGGCTAACTCTGGTCCTGCGGCACTGGAACTGTTGGCTAGAGAGGGAGACATATCCGTCATCATCTCAGATCAGCGGATGCCGATGATGAGCGGTACAGAATTTTTGAGTTTGACAGCAACTCAATATCCAGATATTATCCGAATTATTTTAACTGGCTACACTGATGTTGAAGATTTGGTAGAAGCTATCAACTCTGGCAAAGTATTTAAATATGTTACTAAACCTTGGGAAGCAGAGGAACTCAAAGCAGTGGTACGCCAAGCTTTGGATACACATAATGTTCTCAAGGCCAGAACCCGCGAACTCACTCGCACACTCCGGCGAGAATCGCTGCTAAATACAGTTACTAATACGATTCGCAGCGCCCTGGACTATAGGCAAATTTTGCAAACTATAGTCGATACAGTAGGGCATATGTTGGAGGTCGATGTCTGTCTTTTACGCCCCTTCCAAGATGAGCAATTAGCGACTGAAGGATTTGTTTATCAGAAAACTGTCACTAATGACGAAGAAGAAGGCAGATTGGAAGATGGGGAGATACAAGAATTTTTGCCCTCTACTCCTGAGTTACTTTTGGCTCAAACAGTTTGGGAAACCCGCGAAGTACAGGTAATTTATGATGTAGTGGGTGATGAGCGCATTCAAAATAACAACGATCGCGCAGCAGCATTTAGAGATGCTAATATCCGCTCAAGCTTAGTGGTACCACTGATTTGTCAACAAGAACTCAGAGCAGTCTTGACTCTACACAAGTGTTATCAATCCCGGATGTGGGGAGATGACGAGGTACAACTAGTTTCAGTTGTAGCAGATCAGGCAGCTTTAGCCTTGTCTCAAGCTTACGCTTATGAACAAGTAGGCGCTTTAGCCAAACGAGAAGCTTTAATTAATACAATTACTAGGGCGATTCGTTCTAGCTTAGATCCACAAGATATATTTGCCGCTATTACTCAACAATTAGGACAAGCTTTAAATGTAGATGGTTGTGTGCTGTCGCTGTGGACAGAAGAAGATGAATTTGTGCAATGTGTAGGCTTGTATGATAGTACTGAAGATTTCAACAATTTAAGAAACAATAACTTTAACAGCAATCATCGCGCGGTTACTCAGTACTTACCTAGTTCCCAAGCCCCAATTCGGAAGAATCCGATTTTGCAAGAAATATTGCGGACACAAGAACCCGTGGTAATCACTGACATCACTCATTCTTCCTCAGATGTCCAGGCATTTGATTTACCATTGAAAATGAGACCGCGATCGCTAATGGTTGTTCCCCTACTAATTGATGGTCAATGTATAGGTAGTATCACCCTGCGAGAAGGTCACAAAGTTCGCAAATGGCTACTATCAGAAATTGAATTATCTAAATCAGTAGCAGCCCAAGCAGCGATCGCAGTCCAACAGTCACGCTTGTACCAAAAAACTCGTGAACAAGCAGAACGGCTGATACAACTAGATAGACAAAAAACGGAATTTTTTCAAAATATTTCTCACGAATTTCGGACTCCCATCACCTTAATTCAAGGACCATTAGAATCAGCAGTAGCATCTGGTGAAGGATTATCCCCCGCCCAAAGTGCGATCGCTCTCCGCAATTCTCGTCGTCTGCTACGATTGGTAAACCAACTCCTAGACTTACAACGTTTAGATGCGGGGAGAATGCAGCCTAGTTTCCGTCCTTGCGATATGGTCGAATTTGTCAACCAAATCGTCGAATCATTTCGTCTCTATTGTGAGAAAAAAGGACTGCAAGTCATTACCGACTTACTAGAATGTCCCAGAGTTTACTTGGATCTAGAAAAATTTGACAAAGTACTTTACAACCTATTGTCAAATGCCATGAAATTTACTCCTGATGGAGGCACAATCAGGGTCAGACTATACAACGAGGGTAATAGCTGCATAGTACAGATCCAAGATACAGGAATTGGCATTCTTCCCGAACAAATTCCCCACCTATTTGAACGCTTCCGTCAAGCCGAAGGTTCAGAAAGCCGCACCTATGAAGGTAGTGGATTGGGTTTGTCTCTAGTCAAAGAATTGGTAGAACTACATGGCGGCGAAGTTCAAGTACAATCAGTCTATGGACAAGGTACTCAATTTACCTTACGGCTATTGACTGGCGCAGATCACTTACCCCCAGAACAGGTACTACACGTATCAGGTGAACTAAATACCAGCCGTGTCAGTGTAGAACTAGCTGATATAGAACCAGTAGAATCAACGGAAGATAATCTAGAATTTATTCCCAGAGGTTTGTCAGCTAGTCCAGAAATTTTCAATCCCAACACCCAACTTCCCGCTCAGTCAAAAACTGATCAATTAATCTTGGTTGTAGATGACAACCCAGATATGCGATCTTATGTATCCAACATTCTTCGCCAAAATAGCTATCAAGTAGCTACTGCTCGTAATGGTTATGAAGGGTATAACATAGCCCAAGAACTTCATCCCAGTTTAATTATCACAGACTTAATGATGCCCTTGGTGACTGGAATAGAAATGATTCAGATGATCAGGGGTGATGATAGTATGCGAGGTATCCCCATCATTCTGCTCACCGCAAAAGTTGATGAAGAAACTCGCATCGAAGGCACAGAAAATGGTGCTGATGCCTATTTAGCTAAACCATTCAATGACCGGGAACTTTTAGCAGGAGCGAGGAATCTTTTAGCTCTGAAGGAAAATGAAAAACGCGTCTTGGAGTTAAACACCTACCTGACAGAATCAGTACTCAAGCGCTTTTTGCCATCTGCATTAGTGCAGAAAGCCGCATCTGGCAATTTGTCCCTAGATTTGCGACCGGAACCACGTTTGGTGACAGTTTTGTTTAGTGACATTGTTGGTTTTACTCAGTTATCAAATACTCTCAGATCCCGCAAAGTCGCAGAAGTACTCAATGAATATCTAGAAATTATGACCAAAGTTGTTTTTAACAATGGCGGTACTGTCGATAAATTTATGGGAGATGCCATATTAGCTTTATATGGAGCGCCCGAAGAACTCACACCCAATGAACAGGTACGTCGAGCTATCGGTACAGCTAGAGGAATGCAAAACGCCCTCATTAATTTAAACAAGCGCTGGCGAGAACAAGGTATATTCGAGACTGACGGGCGTAATGGCGTGCAGTTTCGTTGTGGTATCCACCAAGGTACAGCCGTTGTCGGAATGTTTGGGAGTGAAGAACGTGCTGATTACACAGCAATTGGTCCGAGTGTGAATATTGCTGCTAGGTTGCAGGCTGCTGCTATCCCAGGTACTATTTTGGTATCAGCAGCTGTTGCAGATTATTTACAAGAAGAGGAAATTACTAAAGGTAGTCCCTTGGAACTTAAAGGAATAGATGAAACAGTTCTCACATTCGTAGTTACACCACAACCAGAAAGTTCCCCAACTAATGACTAA
- a CDS encoding GNAT family N-acetyltransferase: MSSCFCQKITQIYENAQSINSQLAFPSWFLPPHHQHSVTETPLPRSRQLQIRAATSADLTSIAQIIAESFHSQKGLWGWAFPLLRLGIYEDLRSRLALISPHQVCLVAVDTGMGTTEEILGTVELNVRFSDPWANVHKSFPYLSNLAVNPKYRRYGVASRLLTSCEQVSQEWGFQDLYLHVLENNHQARQLYFKLGYRRVHNLESHWNNFFLNPSRQIFLRKQLGGSKKRVVI, encoded by the coding sequence ATGTCGAGTTGCTTTTGCCAGAAAATTACTCAGATATATGAAAATGCACAGTCAATTAACTCTCAACTAGCTTTTCCATCCTGGTTTTTGCCTCCACATCATCAACATTCAGTCACAGAGACTCCTCTGCCAAGGTCAAGGCAACTCCAAATCCGTGCCGCTACATCTGCTGATCTGACTAGTATCGCCCAAATCATTGCTGAAAGTTTTCACTCCCAAAAAGGTTTATGGGGATGGGCTTTTCCCTTGTTACGTTTGGGTATTTATGAAGACTTAAGAAGTCGTTTAGCCTTAATATCACCTCACCAGGTTTGCTTAGTCGCTGTTGACACAGGTATGGGAACTACTGAGGAAATATTGGGAACTGTAGAACTAAATGTGCGTTTTAGCGACCCTTGGGCAAATGTTCACAAATCTTTTCCCTATTTGTCCAATTTAGCTGTCAACCCAAAATACCGCAGGTATGGTGTTGCTTCTAGGTTATTAACTAGCTGTGAACAAGTTTCCCAAGAATGGGGATTTCAAGATTTATATCTCCATGTTCTGGAAAATAACCATCAAGCTAGACAACTTTATTTCAAACTGGGATATCGTCGGGTACATAACTTGGAATCTCATTGGAATAACTTTTTCCTCAATCCCTCACGCCAGATTTTCTTGCGTAAACAGTTGGGTGGCAGTAAGAAAAGAGTTGTAATTTGA
- a CDS encoding transposase, which produces MKYNPNIHHRQSTRLRGYDYSQPGAYFITICTQHRECNLGEIINGEMKFTVRGFIVYEFWLKIREHFPNVELDQFVIMPNHIHGIIVINDELLGVHDYRKEGGETPPLRKKITLGQIIAYYKYQTTKLINKIDETPGLRIWQKNYYDRIIRHQKILDIARQYIFQNPLRWDKDPNNPRRGGVSPPFL; this is translated from the coding sequence ATGAAATATAACCCCAACATTCACCATCGCCAATCAACACGCCTACGGGGTTATGATTATTCACAACCAGGAGCATATTTCATCACCATCTGTACCCAACACCGTGAATGTAATTTAGGCGAAATCATTAATGGAGAAATGAAATTCACGGTCAGGGGTTTTATTGTTTATGAATTTTGGTTAAAAATACGCGAGCATTTTCCTAATGTTGAATTAGATCAATTTGTTATTATGCCTAATCACATTCATGGAATTATTGTGATTAATGATGAATTGTTGGGTGTACACGATTATAGAAAAGAGGGTGGGGAGACCCCGCCCCTACGGAAGAAAATAACATTGGGACAAATAATTGCGTATTACAAATATCAAACAACGAAATTAATTAATAAAATTGATGAAACCCCTGGACTGCGTATATGGCAAAAAAATTATTATGATCGCATTATCCGGCATCAAAAAATTTTAGACATCGCTCGTCAATACATTTTCCAAAATCCTCTCCGTTGGGATAAAGACCCAAACAACCCTCGTAGGGGCGGGGTCTCCCCGCCCTTTCTGTAA
- the pstB gene encoding phosphate ABC transporter ATP-binding protein PstB has translation MATNTSTMNGTDAVLRTENLNIYYGNFLAVQNIWLDIPKNQATAFIGPSGCGKSTLLRCYNRLNDLIESFRADGKVYFGDKNLYAPDIDPVEVRRRIGMVFQRPNPFPKSIFDNITFGAKINGYKGDLNELVERSLRQAALWDEVKDKLKQSGLSLSGGQQQRLCIARAIAVQPEVILMDEPCSALDPISTLRVEELIHELKEQYTIVIVTHNMQQAARVADKTAFFNVKTSDKGGRTGYLVEYNSTELIFNNPQQEDTKAYISGRFG, from the coding sequence ATGGCTACTAACACTAGTACAATGAATGGGACTGATGCGGTTTTACGTACAGAAAACCTGAATATTTATTACGGTAACTTCCTCGCTGTACAGAATATTTGGCTAGATATCCCCAAAAATCAAGCTACGGCTTTCATTGGCCCTTCAGGCTGTGGTAAGAGTACATTACTCCGATGCTATAACCGTCTTAACGATCTGATTGAATCGTTTCGAGCTGACGGTAAGGTTTATTTTGGTGATAAGAATTTGTATGCACCAGATATAGATCCTGTAGAAGTACGTCGTCGGATTGGGATGGTGTTTCAAAGACCAAACCCTTTTCCTAAATCAATTTTTGATAATATTACTTTTGGAGCTAAAATCAATGGCTACAAAGGTGATCTCAATGAATTGGTAGAACGGAGTTTGCGACAAGCAGCTTTGTGGGATGAAGTTAAAGATAAACTCAAGCAAAGTGGTTTATCTTTATCAGGTGGTCAACAACAACGGTTATGTATTGCTAGAGCGATCGCAGTTCAACCAGAAGTTATACTCATGGATGAACCCTGTTCTGCACTTGACCCTATTTCTACTTTGCGGGTTGAAGAACTAATTCATGAACTCAAAGAACAATACACCATTGTTATCGTTACCCACAATATGCAACAAGCTGCACGGGTTGCTGATAAAACAGCCTTTTTTAACGTCAAAACTTCCGATAAAGGCGGTAGAACAGGCTATTTAGTAGAGTACAACTCCACAGAATTAATTTTTAACAATCCACAACAGGAAGATACCAAAGCTTACATCAGCGGTAGATTTGGTTAA
- a CDS encoding tRNA (5-methylaminomethyl-2-thiouridine)(34)-methyltransferase MnmD — protein sequence MSDLDNFTPQQTQDGSFTFFSAEFEEAFHSHYGAKQESYLKFALPTQVQTVANQGIVRILDVCYGLGYNTAAALQVIWQANPTCDVEVIGLELNPAVPKAAINQRIFDNWDHNYIQLLTELAFNYQVQTNHIQAKLLIGDARNSIVKLHESGFQADAIFLDPFSPPQCPQLWTVEFIQKVASCLHKDGLLATYSCAAAVRTAMLAAGLVIGSTAPIGRRTPGTIAGYRVGEASEKENFSSRFPSLSEEETEHLQTRAAVPYRDPELRDAAEVIIMRRQQEQQASLLEPTSRWKKRWS from the coding sequence ATGTCGGATTTAGATAATTTTACACCCCAACAAACACAAGATGGATCATTTACTTTTTTCTCAGCAGAATTTGAGGAAGCTTTTCACAGTCATTATGGAGCCAAACAAGAGAGTTATTTGAAGTTTGCACTTCCTACTCAAGTACAGACAGTAGCCAATCAGGGAATAGTGCGAATTTTAGATGTTTGTTATGGACTAGGATACAACACAGCGGCCGCCTTACAAGTAATTTGGCAAGCAAATCCTACCTGTGATGTTGAAGTCATTGGCTTAGAACTAAATCCAGCAGTCCCCAAAGCAGCCATTAACCAGCGTATATTTGATAATTGGGATCATAATTATATACAACTATTGACTGAACTGGCGTTTAATTATCAAGTGCAAACAAATCACATCCAAGCAAAATTACTAATAGGGGATGCTAGAAACTCGATTGTAAAGTTACATGAGTCAGGTTTCCAAGCTGATGCTATTTTTCTTGACCCCTTCTCACCACCGCAATGTCCGCAATTATGGACTGTGGAATTTATACAAAAAGTTGCATCATGTTTACATAAAGATGGTTTACTAGCGACTTATTCCTGTGCTGCGGCTGTGCGGACTGCAATGTTAGCAGCCGGCTTGGTAATAGGTTCTACCGCACCCATAGGAAGACGTACACCTGGTACTATAGCTGGATATCGAGTAGGGGAAGCCAGCGAAAAAGAGAACTTTTCTTCACGGTTTCCTTCTCTTTCCGAAGAGGAAACAGAACATTTACAAACTCGTGCAGCTGTTCCTTACCGTGATCCCGAATTAAGAGATGCAGCAGAAGTTATAATCATGCGAAGACAACAAGAACAGCAAGCCTCTCTTTTAGAACCTACTTCCCGGTGGAAGAAAAGGTGGAGTTAG
- the pstA gene encoding phosphate ABC transporter permease PstA, which produces MTNHFPESSLTRSPSSPRTLFNTVMTVVAFICGLLALLPLLAVLSYVLFKGFSSLNLNVFTQLPPAPFQKGGGFGNAILGTLLMVGIAAVISIPFGVLAAIYLTEFSSSNIARWIRFATNVLSGVPSIIAGVFAYGIVVLTLTSLKLGSYSALGGGFALAILMLPIIVRTTDEALQLVSQDLRQASVGLGATNFQTVTQVVLPAALPAIVTGSTLAIARASGETAPLIFTALFSSFWPGPDSLFKPTASLAVLVYNFAISPFQNWQSLAWAASLILVLMVLITSIISRWATRQKA; this is translated from the coding sequence ATGACAAATCATTTTCCCGAAAGCAGCCTGACTCGCTCTCCTTCATCTCCGCGAACATTGTTTAATACAGTGATGACAGTAGTCGCATTTATCTGTGGATTATTGGCGCTGTTACCGCTGCTGGCTGTACTTTCTTATGTACTATTTAAAGGTTTTAGCAGTCTCAATCTCAATGTGTTTACCCAACTACCTCCAGCACCTTTCCAAAAAGGAGGAGGCTTCGGTAATGCTATTTTGGGAACATTGCTCATGGTGGGGATTGCGGCTGTTATTAGTATTCCCTTTGGTGTATTAGCAGCAATCTATTTAACAGAGTTTAGCTCCAGTAATATCGCTAGATGGATACGTTTTGCTACTAATGTCTTAAGTGGAGTTCCCTCAATTATTGCCGGGGTATTTGCCTACGGGATTGTAGTTCTGACCTTGACAAGCCTGAAATTAGGCTCTTATTCGGCGCTTGGTGGTGGTTTTGCGTTGGCAATTTTGATGTTACCAATTATTGTTCGCACCACAGATGAAGCTTTACAGTTGGTATCCCAGGATTTACGGCAAGCATCTGTAGGGTTAGGAGCAACTAATTTTCAAACGGTAACACAAGTGGTTTTACCCGCAGCTTTACCAGCAATTGTTACTGGTTCTACTTTAGCGATCGCTAGGGCTTCTGGAGAAACAGCTCCATTAATCTTTACGGCGCTGTTTTCCTCTTTTTGGCCTGGACCAGATAGCTTATTCAAACCGACAGCTTCTCTGGCAGTTTTAGTCTATAACTTCGCAATTTCACCTTTTCAAAATTGGCAGTCATTAGCTTGGGCTGCTTCTCTAATCTTAGTTTTGATGGTTCTGATTACAAGTATCATCTCTCGCTGGGCCACTAGGCAAAAAGCTTAA
- a CDS encoding sulfurtransferase, with translation MANHQFVVSPKWLFEHLNDSQVIIVDCRFSLADNQLGKKQYQASHIAGSYYLDLNQDLSSPVEEHGGRHPLPNINDLADKLANIGVNSQKTWVVAYDDSRLAFASRLWWLLRYLGHEQVAVLDGGFTGWQKAGYPVSGEIPEFGIGKFMPQLQTEKVVNYTYVKNRQDRPDVILVDSRESDRYRGEREPIDKIAGHIPGAVNYPWQEVTDANGCLLPQSEQRQRWEQLETAKEILVYCGSGVTACVNLLSLEIAGIPTGKLYAGSWSDWITY, from the coding sequence ATGGCTAATCACCAATTTGTTGTTTCTCCCAAATGGCTATTTGAACATCTTAACGATTCCCAAGTTATAATTGTGGATTGTCGTTTTTCTCTAGCTGATAACCAACTCGGAAAAAAGCAATATCAAGCAAGTCATATAGCAGGATCTTATTATTTAGATTTAAATCAGGATTTATCTAGTCCTGTGGAAGAACATGGAGGAAGACATCCTTTACCTAATATTAATGATTTAGCTGATAAATTAGCAAACATTGGGGTAAATTCTCAAAAAACTTGGGTAGTCGCTTATGATGATTCTCGCTTGGCGTTTGCGTCGCGTTTGTGGTGGTTATTACGGTATTTAGGTCATGAGCAAGTAGCTGTTTTAGATGGTGGTTTTACTGGCTGGCAAAAAGCTGGATATCCTGTTTCTGGAGAGATTCCAGAATTTGGCATAGGGAAATTCATGCCGCAATTACAAACTGAAAAAGTTGTAAATTATACTTATGTAAAAAATCGCCAAGATCGTCCAGATGTAATTTTGGTAGACTCAAGGGAGAGCGATCGCTATCGCGGAGAACGAGAACCAATTGATAAAATCGCTGGTCACATTCCCGGTGCTGTCAACTATCCTTGGCAAGAAGTCACCGACGCTAATGGCTGTTTACTTCCTCAGTCAGAACAGCGTCAAAGGTGGGAACAGCTAGAAACAGCTAAAGAAATTTTAGTTTATTGTGGTTCCGGTGTTACTGCTTGTGTGAATTTACTATCTTTAGAAATAGCTGGAATTCCTACAGGTAAACTTTATGCTGGGAGTTGGAGTGATTGGATTACTTATTAG